The Propionibacterium freudenreichii subsp. freudenreichii genome contains a region encoding:
- the ileS gene encoding isoleucine--tRNA ligase, which produces MTTSSERTPAKNEAPKNDGVNVEAADPTGFGHSYHAVPARIDLPAVDHEIIALWEKNNTFTKSWEASEGGPRWNFYEGPPTANGQPGTHHIEARVFKDMFPRYKTMQGFRVDRKAGWDCHGLPVELAVEKELGFDHKNEIEEYGIARFNEKCRESVTEHVDEFAELTRRMGYWVNMDEAYWTMAPEYVDSEWWALQKIFNDGLLVQDFRVTPYCPHDETALSDHEVSQGYREVTEPSIYVAFPLTSGPWAERGAKLAVWTTTPWTLISNTAVAVAPDVDYVLASNGHEELVVAEPLFDAVLGEHDDEGKPVWHVVDKKQGAAMAGWDYERPFDFVPFDKRANYILTADYVTTDDGTGLVHEAPAFGADDMEVGRANGLPVINPIRADGTFEADLPLVGGLFFKDADPKVIDDLTKRGILLRTVMYKHSYPHCWRCGTPLIYYAQPSWYIRTTQRKQELLDQNENTIWHPESIKWGRYGDWLRNNIDWALSRTRYWGTPLPIWRNDKTDKLYCVGSRAELAKLAGNPDLADMDPHRPFVDDVTFQLDGEQGTYRRVPEVIDAWFDSGSMSFAQWGYPWVEGSQEKFEQHFPADFICEAIDQTRGWFYTMMTVPTLVFGESAYKRVLCLGHILAEDGRKMSKHLGNILLPIPLMDDHGADAVRWFMAAAGSPWSARRVGPTTLQEVVRKVMLTYWNTVAFQSLYARANDWTPDGDAPQVAQRQVLDRWLASATQQLVVDVTDALENYDTQRYGALISGFIDEMSNWYVRRSRRRFWDGDAGALWTLHETLEVLTRLMCPLAPFITEKVWQDMFRPTLPGAAESVHMTTWPKADTALIDAQLDDAMETARRLVEVGRAARAEAKVKTRQPLSRALVSSAALAKLDSELVGEITSELNVEELDSFASAGDVVEYSAKANFRALGKRYGKQTPVVAKAIASADAARLAEQLAAGDTTLAVDGVGDVELSGDDVFLTERPREGWSVADVQGDTIALDLTMTPELVSAGRAREMIRFVQESRKAAGLDVSDRIDLAWSSPDDELARAIETHADFIAGEVLATSMHREATPEPGWRSDDEAQVSVRVVKAEQPL; this is translated from the coding sequence ATGACGACCAGCTCTGAGCGCACTCCCGCGAAGAATGAAGCCCCGAAGAATGATGGGGTGAACGTCGAAGCCGCTGACCCGACGGGCTTCGGACACAGCTACCACGCCGTGCCGGCGCGCATCGACCTGCCCGCGGTGGACCACGAGATCATCGCCCTGTGGGAGAAGAACAACACCTTCACCAAGTCGTGGGAAGCCTCCGAGGGCGGCCCGCGCTGGAACTTCTACGAGGGTCCGCCCACCGCCAACGGCCAGCCCGGCACGCACCACATCGAGGCGCGCGTGTTCAAGGACATGTTCCCCCGCTACAAGACGATGCAGGGCTTCCGCGTTGACCGCAAGGCCGGCTGGGACTGCCATGGCCTGCCGGTGGAACTCGCCGTCGAGAAGGAACTCGGCTTCGATCACAAGAACGAGATCGAGGAATACGGCATCGCGCGCTTCAACGAGAAGTGCCGCGAATCGGTCACCGAGCATGTCGACGAGTTCGCCGAACTCACCCGGCGCATGGGCTACTGGGTCAACATGGACGAGGCCTACTGGACGATGGCCCCCGAATACGTCGACTCCGAGTGGTGGGCGCTGCAGAAGATCTTCAACGACGGCCTGCTGGTGCAGGACTTCCGCGTCACCCCCTATTGCCCCCACGACGAGACCGCGCTGAGCGATCACGAGGTGTCGCAGGGCTACCGGGAGGTCACCGAACCGTCGATCTACGTCGCCTTCCCGCTGACGTCGGGGCCGTGGGCCGAGCGCGGCGCCAAGCTGGCCGTGTGGACCACCACCCCCTGGACGCTCATCTCCAATACGGCGGTGGCCGTGGCCCCCGACGTCGACTATGTGCTGGCGTCCAACGGCCACGAGGAGCTCGTGGTGGCCGAGCCGCTGTTCGATGCGGTGCTCGGCGAGCACGACGACGAGGGCAAGCCGGTCTGGCATGTGGTGGACAAGAAGCAGGGCGCGGCGATGGCCGGCTGGGACTACGAGCGTCCCTTCGACTTCGTGCCCTTCGACAAGCGCGCCAACTACATCCTGACCGCCGACTATGTGACCACCGACGACGGCACCGGACTGGTGCACGAGGCGCCGGCCTTCGGCGCCGACGACATGGAGGTGGGCCGCGCCAACGGCCTGCCGGTGATCAACCCGATCCGTGCCGACGGCACCTTCGAGGCCGACCTTCCCCTGGTCGGTGGCCTGTTCTTCAAGGACGCCGATCCGAAGGTGATCGACGACCTGACCAAGCGCGGCATCCTGCTCAGGACCGTGATGTACAAGCACTCCTACCCGCACTGCTGGCGCTGCGGAACGCCGCTGATCTACTACGCCCAGCCGAGCTGGTACATCCGCACCACCCAGCGCAAGCAGGAGCTGCTCGACCAGAACGAGAACACGATCTGGCACCCCGAGTCGATCAAGTGGGGCCGCTACGGCGACTGGCTGCGCAACAACATCGACTGGGCGCTGTCGCGCACCCGCTACTGGGGCACTCCGCTGCCGATCTGGCGCAACGACAAGACCGACAAGCTGTACTGCGTCGGCTCGCGTGCCGAGCTGGCGAAGCTGGCGGGCAATCCCGACCTGGCCGACATGGACCCGCATCGTCCCTTCGTCGACGATGTCACCTTCCAGCTGGACGGCGAGCAGGGCACCTATCGTCGCGTGCCCGAGGTGATCGACGCCTGGTTCGATTCGGGCTCGATGTCGTTCGCGCAGTGGGGCTACCCGTGGGTGGAGGGCAGCCAGGAGAAGTTCGAGCAGCATTTCCCGGCCGACTTCATCTGTGAGGCGATCGACCAGACCCGCGGCTGGTTCTACACGATGATGACCGTGCCGACGCTCGTCTTCGGCGAATCGGCCTACAAGCGCGTGCTGTGTCTGGGCCACATCCTGGCCGAGGACGGCCGCAAGATGAGCAAGCACCTGGGCAACATCCTGTTGCCCATCCCACTGATGGACGACCACGGTGCCGACGCGGTGCGTTGGTTCATGGCCGCCGCCGGATCGCCCTGGTCGGCGCGTCGCGTGGGGCCCACCACGCTGCAGGAGGTGGTGCGCAAGGTGATGCTCACCTACTGGAACACCGTCGCCTTCCAGAGCCTGTATGCCCGGGCCAACGACTGGACGCCCGATGGCGATGCCCCGCAGGTGGCCCAGCGCCAGGTGCTCGACCGCTGGTTGGCCTCGGCCACCCAGCAGCTGGTCGTCGACGTGACCGACGCGCTGGAGAACTACGACACGCAGCGCTACGGCGCGCTGATCTCGGGCTTCATCGACGAGATGTCGAACTGGTACGTGCGCCGTTCGCGTCGCCGCTTCTGGGACGGGGACGCCGGGGCCCTGTGGACCCTGCACGAGACCCTTGAGGTGCTCACGCGGCTGATGTGCCCGTTGGCGCCGTTCATCACCGAGAAGGTGTGGCAGGACATGTTCCGACCCACGCTGCCCGGTGCCGCCGAGTCGGTGCACATGACCACCTGGCCGAAGGCCGACACCGCGCTCATCGACGCACAGCTCGACGACGCCATGGAGACCGCCCGCCGGCTGGTCGAGGTGGGACGCGCCGCCCGCGCCGAGGCGAAGGTGAAGACCCGCCAGCCGCTGTCGCGCGCGCTGGTGAGTTCGGCCGCGCTGGCGAAGCTCGACAGCGAACTCGTGGGGGAGATCACCTCCGAGCTCAACGTGGAGGAGCTGGATTCCTTCGCGTCGGCCGGTGACGTAGTGGAGTACAGCGCCAAGGCGAACTTCCGGGCGCTGGGCAAGCGCTACGGCAAGCAGACGCCCGTGGTGGCCAAGGCGATCGCGTCGGCCGATGCGGCCCGGTTGGCCGAGCAGCTGGCCGCGGGCGACACGACCCTTGCCGTGGACGGCGTGGGTGACGTCGAGCTGAGTGGCGATGACGTCTTCCTCACCGAGCGTCCGCGTGAGGGCTGGTCGGTGGCCGATGTGCAGGGCGACACCATCGCCCTCGACCTGACGATGACCCCCGAGCTGGTGAGTGCCGGCAGGGCCCGCGAGATGATCCGCTTCGTGCAGGAGTCGCGCAAGGCGGCCGGCCTGGACGTGTCCGACCGCATCGACCTGGCGTGGTCGTCACCCGACGACGAGCTGGCCAGGGCCATCGAGACCCATGCCGACTTCATCGCCGGCGAGGTGCTCGCCACGTCGATGCACCGCGAGGCCACCCCCGAACCGGGCTGGCGCAGCGACGACGAGGCCCAGGTCTCGGTGCGCGTGGTGAAGGCCGAACAGCCCCTGTGA
- a CDS encoding Gfo/Idh/MocA family protein, giving the protein MTVRWGIAGSGRIARIMATEFTAAQHAELVAVGSRSAERAGQFAAEFGLPHAHGSYRELLDDPDVDAIYIGTPNAQHYALALAVIGANKAVLVEKSMTCQVQHTRELARAARQEGVFAMEGMWTRFLPAIRAAHEAVATGRIGDITCVQGDLFAYRAFNATDRLFAPGLGGGAMLDLGVYALHFAQDFLGEPIAVDCTGQLAETRVDASASMQLRYASGATAQLSISLQAHGPGRMTIMGTDGFIEVEPRFHHPTSIVVHRDDDEPEHVTLPFPGRGYRLELSAVSEAIEAGLTEHPFVPLDDSIAVACAMTHALEQLGYRPLDDEDF; this is encoded by the coding sequence ATGACCGTTCGCTGGGGTATTGCAGGGTCGGGACGTATCGCCCGCATCATGGCCACCGAGTTCACCGCCGCGCAGCACGCGGAACTGGTGGCAGTCGGCTCACGCAGCGCCGAGCGCGCCGGGCAGTTCGCCGCCGAGTTCGGCCTGCCCCATGCGCACGGCTCCTACCGCGAGCTGCTCGACGACCCCGATGTCGACGCCATCTACATCGGCACCCCGAACGCGCAGCACTATGCCCTGGCGCTGGCGGTCATCGGCGCCAACAAGGCGGTGCTGGTGGAGAAGTCGATGACCTGCCAGGTGCAGCACACCCGGGAACTGGCGCGGGCCGCCCGGCAGGAGGGCGTGTTCGCCATGGAGGGCATGTGGACCCGGTTCCTGCCGGCGATCCGTGCCGCCCATGAGGCGGTCGCCACCGGACGCATCGGCGACATCACCTGCGTGCAGGGCGATCTGTTCGCCTACCGGGCCTTCAATGCCACCGACCGGCTGTTCGCGCCCGGGCTGGGTGGTGGCGCCATGCTCGACCTGGGCGTCTACGCGCTCCATTTCGCGCAGGACTTCCTGGGTGAGCCGATCGCCGTGGATTGCACCGGCCAGCTCGCCGAGACCCGGGTGGATGCCAGCGCGTCGATGCAGCTGCGCTACGCCTCGGGTGCCACCGCACAGCTGAGCATCTCGCTGCAGGCCCACGGCCCGGGCCGCATGACCATCATGGGCACCGACGGCTTCATCGAGGTGGAGCCGCGCTTCCACCACCCGACGAGCATCGTGGTGCACCGCGACGACGACGAGCCCGAGCACGTCACGCTGCCCTTCCCCGGGCGCGGCTACCGCCTGGAGCTCTCCGCCGTGAGCGAGGCCATCGAGGCCGGCCTCACCGAACACCCCTTCGTGCCACTCGATGACTCCATCGCGGTGGCCTGCGCGATGACCCACGCGCTGGAGCAGCTCGGGTACCGCCCGCTGGACGACGAGGACTTCTGA